Proteins encoded together in one Oncorhynchus mykiss isolate Arlee chromosome 7, USDA_OmykA_1.1, whole genome shotgun sequence window:
- the LOC110528435 gene encoding uncharacterized protein LOC110528435 isoform X2, whose protein sequence is MKAMFLWWSLAILLLIQSVASALELEMLDYKSEHFTCSKGISNCTVKAGAVVLIPECPVDLEVQPVLCCRQGTACRPCLHIHLDIQPRNHQTASYVNVCYNVPELGMDICKILEFTVIPAAPDGQATSKAWLSLLLKDNAVSFNSQVTVYVCSHHSKVVLPSVDEVCSSAAQGVVEECDIPSFSALIDQESHEVRLQVNKADDSPYPLEMCLQHEDNGVCRTCKESTVPLHSVTPCMCFQVWWNKGDERSHRSISCPFRNHTELLQRNVWENVSVSVVQGQMNSGGAMLSWNLTAPCRVEAEVWPCQKGAGLDRCTELVAFRQRLSDDIWRENSRGHWVMPGVFEDVVLGLDLCVMVKGKNSELGPFCPIDSSWWHWRWSLLVLLSLMLAVLAAICLYFLHGKLKRWAWEWYQKECGRLANRGHIVLLSPPDVDGSVSELVCELGSSLCAQGFSVSVDLWSRAELCSLGPLPWLHSQLQHLDSQGIRAILVLTQAAWERAEDWVRQWDQQGQQGKDIVQGVGKEEGGEEVEGEDNGLLQGMFSPYADVFSAALSCIKAEHKLGCAGERFLLVHFEAHSAKPPSSERGLPELFQGLPMFHLPSQSQGLLAELAMGPTGPEAGIGGHRV, encoded by the exons GGTATCTCGAACTGCACAGTGAAGGCAGGTGCTGTGGTTCTGATCCCAGAGTGTCCTGTCGATCTGGAGGTGCAGCCGGTGCTGTGCTGCAGACAGGGCACGGCATGCAGACCCTGCCTACACATTCACCTTGACATCCAGCCCAGAAACCACCAGACAG CATCATATGTGAATGTATGTTACAACGTACCAGAACTAGGAATGGACATTTGCAAGATTCTGGAGTTCACAGTGATCCCTGCTGCTCCTGATGGGCAAGCTACATCCAAG GCATGGCTGTCACTGCTGCTTAAAGATAATGCAGTGTCCTTCAACAGTCAGGTGACTGTGTATGTTTGTTCCCACCACTCGAAAGTGGTGCTTCCCTCAGTGGATGAAG TGTGCTCATCTGCTGCACAGGGGGTTGTAGAAGAGTGTGACA TCCCTAGTTTCAGCGCTCTGATTGATCAGGAAAGTCATGAGGTGAGGCTGCAAGTCAACAAGGCAGATGACAGCCCCTACCCACTGGAAATGTGCCTACAACATGAAGATAACGGAGTGTGCAGG ACCTGTAAGGAGAGTACAGTTCCACTGCACTCTGTCACCCCCTGCATGTGCTTCCAG gtgtgGTGGAATAAAGGAGACGAGAGGTCTCATCGATCCATTAGCTGTCCCTTTAGAAACCACACTG AGCTGCTGCAGAGGAATGTATGGGAGAATGTGTCAGTATCTGTGGTGCAGGGCCAAATGAACAGTGGTGGTGCCATGCTATCCTGGAACCTGACTGCCCCCTGTAGGGTGGAGGCAGAAGTGTGGCCCTGCCAGAAAGGGGCAGGCTTGGACAGGTGCACAGAGCTGGTTGCCTTTAGGCAGCGTCTGTCAGATGACATTTGGAGGGAAAACAGCAGGGGACACTGG GTGATGCCCGGTGTGTTTGAGGATGTCGTACTTGGCCTTGATCTCTGTGTGATG GTAAAAGGGAAGAACAGTGAGCTTGGCCCCTTCTGTCCCATTGACT CCAGTTGGTGGCACTGGCGCTGGAGTCTGTTGGTCCTGCTCTCCCTGATGCTGGCTGTCCTAGCAGCAATTTGTCTATATTTCCTGCATGGTAAACTGAAAC GGTGGGCATGGGAATGGTACCAGAAGGAGTGTGGTCGAC TAGCCAACAGGGGACACATAGTGCTGCTGAGCCCGCCGGACGTGGATGGCTCTGTGTCAGAGTTGGTGTGTGAGCTCGGTTCCTCTCTGTGTGCCCAGGGCTTCAGTGTCTCTGTGGACCTGTGGAGTCGGGCTGAGCTGTGCTCTCTGGGGCCTCTGCCATGGCTGCACTCCCAGCTGCAGCACCTGGACAGTCAAGGGATCCGGGCAATACTGGTACTGACACAGGCAGCCTGGGAGAGGGCAGAGGACTGGGTCCGACAGTGGGACCAGCAGGGCCAACAGGGAAAGGATATAGTCCAGGGagtggggaaggaggaggggggtgaggaggtggagggggaggataATGGGCTTCTCCAGGGCATGTTCTCCCCGTATGCAGACGTGTTCAGTGCCGCTCTGAGCTGCATCAAGGCAGAACACAAACTGGGCTGTGCTGGAGAGCGCTTCCTCCTGGTGCACTTTGAGGCCCATTCTGCCAAGCCCCCCAGCAGTGAGAGGGGTCTCCCAGAGCTGTTCCAAGGGCTGCCCATGTTCCATCTGCCCTCCCAGAGCCAGGGGCTTCTCGCTGAGCTGGCCATGGGGCCCACAGGGCCCGAGGCTGGTATAGGTGGACATAGGGTCTGA
- the LOC110528435 gene encoding uncharacterized protein LOC110528435 isoform X1: protein MKAMFLWWSLAILLLIQSVASALELEMLDYKSEHFTCSKGISNCTVKAGAVVLIPECPVDLEVQPVLCCRQGTACRPCLHIHLDIQPRNHQTASYVNVCYNVPELGMDICKILEFTVIPAAPDGQATSKAWLSLLLKDNAVSFNSQVTVYVCSHHSKVVLPSVDEVCSSAAQGVVEECDRHSPRRMLTCSVPSFSALIDQESHEVRLQVNKADDSPYPLEMCLQHEDNGVCRTCKESTVPLHSVTPCMCFQVWWNKGDERSHRSISCPFRNHTELLQRNVWENVSVSVVQGQMNSGGAMLSWNLTAPCRVEAEVWPCQKGAGLDRCTELVAFRQRLSDDIWRENSRGHWVMPGVFEDVVLGLDLCVMVKGKNSELGPFCPIDSSWWHWRWSLLVLLSLMLAVLAAICLYFLHGKLKRWAWEWYQKECGRLANRGHIVLLSPPDVDGSVSELVCELGSSLCAQGFSVSVDLWSRAELCSLGPLPWLHSQLQHLDSQGIRAILVLTQAAWERAEDWVRQWDQQGQQGKDIVQGVGKEEGGEEVEGEDNGLLQGMFSPYADVFSAALSCIKAEHKLGCAGERFLLVHFEAHSAKPPSSERGLPELFQGLPMFHLPSQSQGLLAELAMGPTGPEAGIGGHRV, encoded by the exons GGTATCTCGAACTGCACAGTGAAGGCAGGTGCTGTGGTTCTGATCCCAGAGTGTCCTGTCGATCTGGAGGTGCAGCCGGTGCTGTGCTGCAGACAGGGCACGGCATGCAGACCCTGCCTACACATTCACCTTGACATCCAGCCCAGAAACCACCAGACAG CATCATATGTGAATGTATGTTACAACGTACCAGAACTAGGAATGGACATTTGCAAGATTCTGGAGTTCACAGTGATCCCTGCTGCTCCTGATGGGCAAGCTACATCCAAG GCATGGCTGTCACTGCTGCTTAAAGATAATGCAGTGTCCTTCAACAGTCAGGTGACTGTGTATGTTTGTTCCCACCACTCGAAAGTGGTGCTTCCCTCAGTGGATGAAG TGTGCTCATCTGCTGCACAGGGGGTTGTAGAAGAGTGTGACA GACACTCTCCCAGAAGGATGTTGACATGTTCAG TCCCTAGTTTCAGCGCTCTGATTGATCAGGAAAGTCATGAGGTGAGGCTGCAAGTCAACAAGGCAGATGACAGCCCCTACCCACTGGAAATGTGCCTACAACATGAAGATAACGGAGTGTGCAGG ACCTGTAAGGAGAGTACAGTTCCACTGCACTCTGTCACCCCCTGCATGTGCTTCCAG gtgtgGTGGAATAAAGGAGACGAGAGGTCTCATCGATCCATTAGCTGTCCCTTTAGAAACCACACTG AGCTGCTGCAGAGGAATGTATGGGAGAATGTGTCAGTATCTGTGGTGCAGGGCCAAATGAACAGTGGTGGTGCCATGCTATCCTGGAACCTGACTGCCCCCTGTAGGGTGGAGGCAGAAGTGTGGCCCTGCCAGAAAGGGGCAGGCTTGGACAGGTGCACAGAGCTGGTTGCCTTTAGGCAGCGTCTGTCAGATGACATTTGGAGGGAAAACAGCAGGGGACACTGG GTGATGCCCGGTGTGTTTGAGGATGTCGTACTTGGCCTTGATCTCTGTGTGATG GTAAAAGGGAAGAACAGTGAGCTTGGCCCCTTCTGTCCCATTGACT CCAGTTGGTGGCACTGGCGCTGGAGTCTGTTGGTCCTGCTCTCCCTGATGCTGGCTGTCCTAGCAGCAATTTGTCTATATTTCCTGCATGGTAAACTGAAAC GGTGGGCATGGGAATGGTACCAGAAGGAGTGTGGTCGAC TAGCCAACAGGGGACACATAGTGCTGCTGAGCCCGCCGGACGTGGATGGCTCTGTGTCAGAGTTGGTGTGTGAGCTCGGTTCCTCTCTGTGTGCCCAGGGCTTCAGTGTCTCTGTGGACCTGTGGAGTCGGGCTGAGCTGTGCTCTCTGGGGCCTCTGCCATGGCTGCACTCCCAGCTGCAGCACCTGGACAGTCAAGGGATCCGGGCAATACTGGTACTGACACAGGCAGCCTGGGAGAGGGCAGAGGACTGGGTCCGACAGTGGGACCAGCAGGGCCAACAGGGAAAGGATATAGTCCAGGGagtggggaaggaggaggggggtgaggaggtggagggggaggataATGGGCTTCTCCAGGGCATGTTCTCCCCGTATGCAGACGTGTTCAGTGCCGCTCTGAGCTGCATCAAGGCAGAACACAAACTGGGCTGTGCTGGAGAGCGCTTCCTCCTGGTGCACTTTGAGGCCCATTCTGCCAAGCCCCCCAGCAGTGAGAGGGGTCTCCCAGAGCTGTTCCAAGGGCTGCCCATGTTCCATCTGCCCTCCCAGAGCCAGGGGCTTCTCGCTGAGCTGGCCATGGGGCCCACAGGGCCCGAGGCTGGTATAGGTGGACATAGGGTCTGA